In one Halosimplex halophilum genomic region, the following are encoded:
- a CDS encoding Mut7-C RNAse domain-containing protein produces MLLDTMLGKLATYLRMCGYDAAYAGERGVEADDDVLALAHTEGRVLVTRDRELAARAERSQLLSTREVTEQLRELRRSGFDLELSDEPARCSACNGPLERVDRTEPTPDYAPETHEETVWRCRNCGQHFWKGSHWADVAGTLEDL; encoded by the coding sequence CTGTTGCTCGACACCATGCTCGGGAAGCTGGCGACGTACCTGCGGATGTGCGGGTACGACGCCGCCTACGCGGGCGAGCGCGGCGTCGAGGCCGACGACGACGTGCTGGCGCTGGCCCACACCGAGGGCCGGGTGCTGGTGACCCGCGACCGCGAGCTGGCCGCCCGCGCCGAGCGGTCGCAGTTGCTCTCGACCCGGGAGGTCACCGAGCAGCTGCGCGAACTCCGGCGGTCGGGGTTCGACCTCGAACTGTCCGACGAGCCCGCGCGTTGCTCGGCCTGCAACGGCCCGCTCGAACGCGTCGACCGGACGGAGCCGACGCCCGACTACGCGCCCGAGACCCACGAGGAGACCGTCTGGCGCTGCCGGAACTGCGGCCAGCACTTCTGGAAGGGGAGCCACTGGGCGGACGTGGCCGGCACGCTCGAAGACCTCTGA